The Methanomicrobia archaeon genome includes a region encoding these proteins:
- the msrB gene encoding peptide-methionine (R)-S-oxide reductase MsrB: protein MKRRSEAEYKKKLTPEEYHILRERGTETAFSGEYYKTKARGSYYCKACGNKVFESDTKFDSGCGWPSFFDVVQDAVELKPDTRFDEERTEIVCKNCGSHLGHLFDDGPKPTGKRYCINSLALDFKAGEWVTSSSSMSTHVNNQQLT, encoded by the coding sequence ATGAAGAGAAGAAGCGAAGCGGAGTACAAAAAGAAACTGACGCCCGAGGAGTATCATATCTTGAGGGAGAGAGGTACCGAGACTGCATTTAGTGGGGAGTATTATAAAACCAAGGCACGTGGGAGCTATTATTGCAAAGCGTGCGGCAATAAGGTATTTGAATCGGATACAAAATTCGATTCGGGCTGTGGCTGGCCGAGTTTCTTTGATGTTGTTCAGGATGCCGTGGAGTTGAAGCCCGATACGAGATTTGATGAGGAACGTACGGAGATTGTCTGTAAGAACTGCGGCAGTCACCTCGGCCACTTATTTGACGACGGCCCGAAACCAACCGGGAAACGATACTGCATCAACTCGTTAGCATTGGATTTCAAGGCGGGAGAGTGGGTGACCAGTAGCAGTAGCATGAGCACGCACGTGAATAACCAGCAACTCACGTAA
- a CDS encoding DUF2769 domain-containing protein yields MCICAGCPSWVECGEKGGFCFPTIGKSTCITEEEGCICGRCPVTAEMGLTHGFYCTRGSDKEQSGL; encoded by the coding sequence ATGTGCATCTGTGCGGGATGTCCAAGCTGGGTTGAATGTGGAGAAAAAGGCGGATTTTGTTTCCCGACGATAGGGAAGAGCACCTGTATTACCGAAGAAGAAGGCTGCATCTGTGGTAGATGCCCGGTAACAGCGGAGATGGGGCTTACACACGGCTTTTATTGTACACGAGGATCAGACAAAGAACAATCAGGGCTGTAA
- a CDS encoding CDP-alcohol phosphatidyltransferase family protein: MALNFLLRTIVDNSGFVRTTTRFFANRGISPNVLSLLSLVFAALAGLLFGLSRTSMSFNLFLLVAGVFVCLNAVLDGLDGLVAREIGNASRKGDFLDHVVDRYSDVFIIGGIVFGGYAGWQIGVVAIIGVLLSSYMGTQAQAVGLSRMYGGLLGRADRMILIIAATALTLVYPYPIPASGLVSLSFLGWALLVFALVCNATALQRFVYTWRRL; this comes from the coding sequence ATGGCTCTTAATTTTCTCCTGCGTACTATTGTAGATAATTCCGGCTTCGTGAGGACGACAACGCGATTTTTCGCCAATCGAGGCATCTCGCCGAATGTGTTGTCCCTGCTCTCGCTCGTCTTTGCCGCGCTCGCCGGCTTACTATTCGGCTTATCCCGCACGAGCATGTCTTTCAACCTCTTTTTATTAGTCGCGGGCGTTTTTGTATGCCTGAATGCCGTTTTGGACGGTCTGGACGGACTTGTCGCGCGAGAGATCGGTAATGCAAGCAGAAAGGGCGATTTCCTTGACCATGTGGTCGACCGTTATTCAGACGTATTCATCATCGGCGGTATCGTCTTCGGCGGCTATGCAGGCTGGCAAATTGGCGTTGTCGCGATTATTGGCGTCTTGCTCTCTTCCTACATGGGCACACAGGCGCAGGCAGTCGGGCTGAGCAGGATGTACGGCGGACTGCTTGGCAGAGCGGACCGCATGATACTTATAATAGCTGCAACGGCGCTCACATTGGTCTATCCCTATCCGATTCCCGCGTCAGGACTCGTGAGCTTGTCCTTCCTCGGCTGGGCACTCCTCGTCTTTGCTCTTGTCTGCAACGCAACGGCGCTCCAGCGGTTCGTTTACACCTGGAGAAGGCTCTAA